The Archocentrus centrarchus isolate MPI-CPG fArcCen1 chromosome 3, fArcCen1, whole genome shotgun sequence sequence GCCTCttccccctcctcctgcccgtCTGAGGAGAACCAGAGCCAGCCGCCCTCTCGTATTCCCCCTCAGCCACAGCCTCAGGGAGCCACTCAGGACCCAGGAGGCTACATGCTGACGCCCAACGCTCCTGTCCTCTACGCATCCTCCTACAGCGCCTTTGAGAAACCTCCACCCTATGCCTGCTGAGCCCTCAGACATCTATGGAGGACATGCTGTGAATGTCTTCACCTGGTCAGACTGAAAGTAGCACAAGACATTTCTGAGAGAGATTTAAGCTatttaaatgctgcatttcatGTGTGTCTAATGGGTTTCAACTGAAGCTAGACAGATATTTATGGTTATGTAGCGTGATTATATAGACATGAGTAATTTTACCATGTATTCATTAACAGGAACTTGCTTATTCACTTAGTACCACACAGCCGCAAAAATGACCAGAAATGGTGGGTAAACAGGTGGCACAGCTCTGTagcagcacctctaaatctgaacTGAAATATTGCAGCtcattattaaatgttatttttttttaaaaagacaaaaattgtGAATTGAAAGTGAATAAGCAAATTCCTTTTAAGCCTAAAGCTGGCCGTTGGATGCTACACACTCAGTATAAATACTGTAGTACACTTGACTGTGTTCCTGTAATTGTTTCTGTTCTGAGTTGCAGAGACTGGATTGCAGGTCGTCCTGTGTCTTGTCTCATCACACTATCTACTGTACAAGCAGTTCAAAGGGCTTTCCTGAGATGTGAACTGGAGAGtaaattgtgtttgtgtgactcgTTTAATGTGCACTTTACAGTCAATATAACGTCTATGTTAGTGATTGATGCATGtcaactgctgctgcagctatgAAATCCATTGAAGTGGGACCTGTAAGAAATGCATACGTGTAGTAAGGGCTTTATAAAAACCTCATATGTGAAGGAGTTCAACCTTgaagaaaatatgtttatttgcTGAGATGCACAAGGATTTTTGTGATATATTTGTAGCGTAAAGTCAGATAAACAGGGCAACAGACGCAATCCGTCCAAAGCCCCTTAAATAATAACGACCACACTCAAAAAAACCAAAGTGTAATCGCAGTTCTTCACTTTCCACACAAAGCCAGAAAAACAGGTTTCCCTGTTTCCGTTCTTTGTGCTCGGCTTCGGTCTTCTCTCAtcagaaaagcaaataaatgtatttttccaaaGATGTTGAACTTTTTGTCAGCGCTTCTCTTCGGTCTCTTTGAATTGTTTcaatttaaaagtaaactaTGTGACTTCATAGTCCTATAATCTTGTTACATTCATAAGCAATAAAACACACCTCTGCTTAAATCAGTGCAGTATGTGTCAGTGCACtcttccagtctgcatgctgaagtatccttggacaagatactaaaccccaagttgcccccCATTGGAGTGAGTGTGAATGACACTTAGGCATCGATGAAAGTGCTGCATGAACGCCTGTGTGAATGAGATCTGcagtagaaagtgctttgagcgcCCAACTGAGCAGGAagggtatatatatatttttttcttcttgctccTTCTAGTgatcgccacagcagatcatctgcctccatccatCTCACCCCATCTGTCACACagaccctctgcatgtccttcttcactgcatccatgaatcatctctgaggtcttcctcttttcctcctgcctggcagctctatattcaacatcctttgtccagtatatccactatccttcCTCTGCACGTCCAGCCTTgcatctctaactttgtctccaaaccgctcaacctgagctgtccctctgatgtactcatttctaatctcatccattctggtcactccacatgaacatcttcagctcggcctcatgtctttttgtcagtgccaccgtctccaaaccatacatcacagtaggtctcactaccatctttttaaccttccctttcactcttgctgctatccttctgtcacaaatcaccccgacactcatctccatacactccaccctgcctgcactccctTCTTTACATCTTGTGTGCAACAATCACAATCTCTAAGCATGAAGCCATACGGATCatcagctttcttcctctggaGTCACAggtctgcacatcacccttgttcttcaAAATCATCTGACCCTAGAACAAtgtaaaactagtgaaaaaagtcagaaaagttgaggagggaaaaaatgtcagtggtctccacctgttcctgttttggggggttgtctcattgttgcccctctagtgcacctgttgttaatttcattaacaccaaagcagctgaaactgattaacaaccctctctgttacttaactgaccagatcaatatcccagaagtttaacttaCTAAATtctgtactctgattaaaaagtgttcctttaatatttttgagcagtgcatatACGCACCCCCTTTGCCACAAAGCTCTCCAGGCCACTTCATTTGtgagaaaattaaattaaaagcagCCTACTTTGATAATAATCGAAACATACAGCAGCCTAATAGCTTTAAAAATAGTCCAGCCGCAGATCAAGCAGACTAGCAAGCACTAGTGTTTCTTTTCACTAGTGCTGAAAGGAAACAAGTTTGTCTGTGGTCCAGTTATATCTACAATGCTAGCCACCGCTATTAAGGTTCAGCAAAGTTAAGAGGATAAAAGATGCAGGCTATGATGCACATATTAacacttcttttaaaaaaaaaaatcagtacacAGGTtacacaatttttttaaatggacacTGTGAATCATTTACAGGATTAAACAATGAACTACTGTTCACTTCCATATTCATCTAGATTTATCTTGTGAAAGCAATTGTAGATGGGCAAAAGAACCGCACACGGCTCCAGAGTCACAGGTTTGAGACCCCCTGGTTCAGCCCCTCAGTTTATCCTCTGTCTAAAAGACATTTTAGCTCCTCTTTTCAACCCTCCctctgactggctgcccctggcaaagagaaacagcagctggaTGGGCCTGTTGTGTTCCCATCCAGAGATGTTTTTGCTCACATGCGTTCATTCTGACCTCATTATCTGAAACTTTGATCATCATATTCTAAACTTTCATCAAAAATATGGGCACCAAACAGCAAATCTGCACTGAGAAATCAACTGATCCAGACCTTTGTATGGGCGAATAAAAGGTTTTTATAGATGGTAGAAGTTGCATCAtttttgtgctgaaaaaaaaaaaaaaaatatatcagaagCATGTTTCTCTGGCACTCGAGGAGGAATAAATAACCAAACCTGGTGCTTTCCAACATTAAATTTTCTTTCTTGGCATATTTGTGAGTTgctaattttttatattttgtcgAAAGATGATTTCTGTTACATTTCTGACAAAATTCAATATTAAAGAACAATTTTTGTCACTAGCAGTAATCGCTATTGCAACTTTAAGCTCGGCGATGACGAGATGAGAAGCGAGGACGATGCAAACGTCACCTTTCTTACATCCACGAAACGCCGCTACAGTCTAGAGAGACGCGATTTTTGAACATCAGCAACATCTAAACAGAAGCACATGTTGTACAGGTGTGTGTTTTCAAAATACAACTGTACTCTGTGATGTTCATacagctgcttttatttatttttaaataggaTTTTCACTGCCGAGGGAAGTTAAAACTCAAAAAGGCAGACTTCTCTCAGCATCATACACATACTGGCagttaaagtgaaaaataaacactaCAGTTCAAGATACATCacatatgatttaaaaaaaaaaaagtcaagctcTATATTCTGGCATTCATTCATCAGAAAAACTATAAAATGATACATTACACAGGGATGTAAAGTAACACTGGAGCCCTTTTGGCATTTGCTCTACTGACattctttgtttttactgtagtTTGATTTGCTGAGCACctataaaatcaaattaaaaacgGAGTCCCTAAAGATTGATGCTACTTTGATCCCTGGCTATTGCTCTCACAGTCTCCCAGTTCCCCATTTGAAGTATGATTTGTCACTAAaaccttgttgttgttgtttttttaagaagcaGATGAAGTTGAGAGACTCTGATCTTTCTTTGAACTTTGGATCAACTTAAATGTGCCTCAGGGGAATATAAGGTAGTGTTTGCTGTCTTTTATAAAGCATTGTACAATCACTCTATTTACATATTCAGTATATTACAGCgcactcttttctttctcagtaGCTTGTGTGGTGCGATCGATGCAGTGCTCTCTCCCGTGTGGAGAAGACCCCTTCCTGTCTCCCTGTGCTTCTGTGGCTAGTCTACTGTCCTCAGGTCGGTATATGGCAGGCTTTAACTGTGACTGGGTGATTCTGGGGGAAAGAAGGGGCCTTTGTAATGAACTGGTGATTGAAGATTGAGTGTTagcctttttaatgcagtgcataCACTGCAAAGAGACCATGATTTTATCAGAGAAGTGTCGGTCAGTTCGTTGGGTCATTACAGTGCTGCACCTTTGGGAAATGATTCACCTGTTTAGAGGGAAGCTGTCGACAAGTGTGAGTTGGTTTGTTCATTTGTAGGCACACGGTTGATTTTCAAGGTTGCAGGCAGACATGGAGTGCTTCTCTAATTGAGAGGAAATCAAGAAAAATGGCTTTATGTGGCAGTCCATTTATACCTGCAACAATGTGCAACGATTTCTATAGAACACAAAGTTGTGCCTCATACCACGCCTCCACGGTGTGGCGAAGGAGGGGATTCAGCTTTTTTAAGGGCAAATGGGATATATTCATTGAAAATCTGAGCACCTGTTCATATATTTTCTCTGAGTGAAGTAGCTGATGTAGGACTATCTTTCTGGTCCCCATGGttttagtttttccacttcactGTAGATTCGACATTAGCGCTCGATTAATTCAAGCTTCGTGAACGTGGATCTTAAGTGAACTGGAGGCAAGCAACATGAGCACAGAGTAGTCACTGCTTACAAAGCTCCAGGTAGATCTGCGTTTAAGCACAGGATACCAGGTATAGGAGGGTGACCCAGGACCAGCCTTGTAGCACTGATCCAGATAAGGCCCTGCATGTTCTTGTGAGCTTACAAGGCTTTGATACATGGGCAGTTTTTGAGGCAATGCTGTGCAGCATTTATTCCCATAGCTTTGTGCAGAGGATGTTACTGACTGGCAGAACTAACTTACTGAGTCATAATACTGAGACTACTGTGGAAATCCCTGCCACTGCTTCTAGGCAGCAGTGCCATCACAGTATAAGGgagtgggggaaggggggggtgaTCCTGGGATAAGGCTCCAGCTGCACAGACATATTCCAATCAAAAACATCTCCCcacttttttctccccttttatactttttttttttttggacagcatCATCCCCATTGCCTCGGTGAACTGCTTATGGATCGGTTTTGGCTGGTTTAAGGGGCGCTCACTGGTGAgagtccagcagggggcaggaGTGCGAGCGGATGTCATTGTGTTTGTGGATAGCCTGGTCCAGGTCCAGAGGCTGTCCGTTTATGCTGACCTCCATACAGCCACTGTAGGGTGCCGACACCAGTGTGGACACCAGGGGAACATCTGAGGGCGGAAATAACAGCAGGCGAGTCAGAAGACAAGTGTGACCCAAAGTGTGCAAACAATATTCGCaatggcaattttatttatagagcacatcTGAGTATGTAAACTCAATGTGCTCACACCCCGTGTAGGTTTACAATGCTGTAAGGcagtaaaaacagcaaaataaaacagctatTAAAGGCTGTGTGAACAAAAATGTTCTGAGGCTGTTTCTGAATGTAAGCACAGATGTAActgatctcaggtcagcaggcagcttgttcTTAAGAACAGACCCACAGTCACCGAAAGCACCCTCAGCATACTTGCATCTAATTCTAGGAACATTTAAAAGATCTGCTCCTGATGACCTGAGAGGTCTGACCATTATTCAGTATGTGTCAGCAAACATTCATCAATCTGTTGCCatgttcttcttttctttttataatcaTGGCACAAAATCCGTATCATGTTGTTCTTTCAGCTGTGGGAAATGTGGAAGCAGATTCTAGCTGGCAGGCAGTGGAGGAGTGATGTTTACAAGAAGccaaaaaaagtaaagacagaTTTAAATGTTAGTAACAGTTATTCACTGACAGGGAGGTTTTCCAGTCTGAACACAACAGTCATGCAGATAATAACAGAAGCTCATGTTGAGTCTGTGCATAAATTAGGCAGAGTAACCCTTCATTAAGAAAACTGAATATCTGCAGGCTCAGGTGgctctgtaataaaaaaatgatatctttatttaaatgttCTTGTTTAGCTGTGTATTTTAGTAGTCTAGTTTGGAGGGTTTCATTGTTTATCTCACTGTAGTGTTTTCTAAATTATGTTtctctgtatataaaaaaagatttttttcctatCTTGGTATGTTTTCTATGCCAATACTATGGTGGCTCTGAGAGGTCAAATGCACTGCAATCtaagaaaacaccagcaaacataatacaccttttttttgtgtgatacCTAAAAATGGTCTGTGGATGTGTGCACAGCAACTTTTTTAAGTAATTCAAAGGCTGAAATTCTTATGTACTATATGTAGTAAGTAATTCAAAATTTGAATATGTCAgtgtaaaggtgtgtgtgtgtgtgtgtgtcctcaccaGGAAGGCCTCCTATGAAGGTGCTAGACTGTGACAGGAGTCCAGTGGGAACTTCAGCATCTTCACTTCGTCCAGAATGGCCATCGACCAGCAGCAGGGTCTGGTTGCCTGAGACTGCCACCTGGATTTCATGACTCTCACCATCACACAAGGGCGCAGGAGAGCTGGCAATAACAACATTACCTACAGATACCAGAACAAACTAAAGACACACAAAAGGTCAGTTTGCAACAGGCTATGAATGCAGTGTGAGCTGCACAGAGTGAGCAGTAATTTACTCACATCTCGCCACTCGTCAGTTATGGGATTATAATCAGCCAGAGCGACGGAGAGAGGCACTGTGTCCTGGTGAACGAGTGCAAACAGCACTCCGATAGCAGTGATTGGACGCAGGGTCAAGCTTACGCTCAGGTTCTGTGATTCTGAAAAGAGGAGGCAGGGGGAGATCAACAAAGGCAACCACATGTCTGTACAATGAACACAAAgaattatgaacacaaacacGAACGTACCATAGCTGATGTTGAAGAGAGCGAAGCCTGTACCAGGGAAATACACTCCTGGATCCTCAGTGCTGAAACACTGCATGTTATCATTAGACCTAATGGTTTCTTGTATGGAGGTGTCTTCACCTGTCAGCCAGCGCCACTCCTTCATACAGCCGTCCAGACGGGGGTTCACCTGAGTAATAAACAAAGTCAcgacagttaaaaaaatatgtgatgGCCTCTTACACAtacttaagaaaaaaacaacacatacaaacaaacacctGATTGACAAGGCCATCCTCTCTGAAAGGGACTCCCCCCACAGTGAGGTTGAGCTCATGCATCCCCTTCTTCAGTGTGAACAGGTCCCCGTTTACCGCAATCTTCATCACAGCCTCCCTGTCAATCTTAATCACTAGGCTCCGCCCCTGCTCCTCCACTGAGATCTGAGATTAAAACCAGATATTTAACAAGCTTTCAATCAGCTAATGAAGATAATGGAGACAGCATAGTACTGCTCATTTTGATCACCGACAGAAAACTTCAACCTTTCTCCACTGGCCGTCGCTGACGACAGGTCCGCTGCTGGTGACCCTGCTGACGGCACCGTATTTCAGCTGCAGCTCGAGCCTCCCGTGGTGCATCGCCAACACGATCCAGGAGCTGTTTAGGTGACCTCCAGCAAAGAAGATCACCCCCTCCTGATCGTAGGTGCGGAAGTCAAACTCAGCTGAAAAGCTAGGAAGCAGGAAGCAGCAATGAAGATGCAGAGGAGTGAAAGTGTTGGAATGAGGCAGTAAAACAAGAACAAGGTGGGAGTGCATGTgaagaacagaaaacacaaaaggggaacaggaaaaaaattattaatttagCACTCTTAATAGCAGAAAGACTATATTTAATCTTTCATTATGCTctctaagtaaaaaaaaatataaaaaaaagaatttcaaacaGTCAatggtaattttaaaaaagggtctttaaccaaattaaatcattttttatattccactacatttaaaacattagGGAACTCTTTGCTCCCCATTTGGTTAGTTGCTTCCTACGTCCTTAAAATGCCATAAGAACTGCT is a genomic window containing:
- the gas6 gene encoding growth arrest-specific protein 6, which produces MRLTPTESLSSAALLILLLVHWSDSVSLSPQEANQFLSRHRRANQVFEETKQGHLERECVEEKCSKEEAREVFENDPETNYFYPKYLACLNTFGDSEKKKQDLVTCVHNIPDQCSPNPCNTRGTVRCEDKKGDFLCHCFTGWTGATCEKDVDECSKRNGGCDHECNNTMGSYRCSCHQGYMLSGRQLCNDVNECEIAGMCGTAQCENKEGSYDCLCDIGYVYDNETKSCIDVDECETDVCAEECLNTPGSFRCFCDGRQGMKLAQDLRSCKPTTPCTTLSLKRNPRSLYLGRMFSGVPVVRLRFRRRVHTGFSAEFDFRTYDQEGVIFFAGGHLNSSWIVLAMHHGRLELQLKYGAVSRVTSSGPVVSDGQWRKISVEEQGRSLVIKIDREAVMKIAVNGDLFTLKKGMHELNLTVGGVPFREDGLVNQVNPRLDGCMKEWRWLTGEDTSIQETIRSNDNMQCFSTEDPGVYFPGTGFALFNISYESQNLSVSLTLRPITAIGVLFALVHQDTVPLSVALADYNPITDEWRDFVLVSVGNVVIASSPAPLCDGESHEIQVAVSGNQTLLLVDGHSGRSEDAEVPTGLLSQSSTFIGGLPDVPLVSTLVSAPYSGCMEVSINGQPLDLDQAIHKHNDIRSHSCPLLDSHQ